The nucleotide window CAATTCCCATTTGGGCCTCAACTGTTTTAACCGAAATGTCTAGTTCTTCTGCTATTTCATTATAAGTTAGGTTTTGAATCTTACTCATAAGAAATATTTTCTGGCATTTCGGCGGTAAACTTTCTACAATCTTTTTTGCTTTTAAAATTTTGGAGGAATTAACTTCATCCATAATATTATCAATGGCCTCCTGGGTTGTTTCAAAACGTAATTGTTCCAAAAAAGCATTCTGACTTTTTGTTTTCCGATACTCGTCAATAAACTTATTATAAACGGCCCTATATAGATAAGACTTAAGGGAGGTGTTAATCTTAATTGTGTTACGATTCTGCCATAAATATAATAGCACCTCTTGTACAAGATCTTCTGCATGATCACGATCGTTGGTATAAGACATAGCAAAATAGCATAGGCTCTCATAATATTTTAAATAAATATCATTGAATCTATCTTCGTGTAATCCTAACCAATTAGCCTCTTCCATTTCTCTTTAAGGAGGTTCGCATAAGAATTTACAATACTCTAAAAAAAATATTTAAAAAAAAATTAACTTTTTTTAGGGGTGTATCTAAGGTGCTTCCGTCAATCAATTAAACAATTGATAAAAAAATGCTCAAAAGCGTATTAATTAATACGTTTCAAGGCTAAACATAATGAACAAATCACACCTACATACTTTAATAGATAAATATATAGCAAATTCCCTCACCCCTGAAGAGGAATTTGAACTGGAACAATCAGCCAAGGATCCTGAAAATTTGGAAGTTATTAAACAACAAATTAGGGATCATGTATACATTAATAAAGCCTTGGTAGAATTTAATGCTGAAAAAGCGTTAAGAAAGTTTGAATCTAATAAGACCAATAAGGTAATTAGATTACCTCGCTTGTTAAAGTATGCCGCTATACTTATAGGAATAACTTTAGTTAGCGGATTCCTTTTTAAAACAGTATTCTTTAATGCATCAGAGGGGATTGAAGCTTTAGATAAGTTAGAAATAGTCGATAATAATGTACAGTTGATTTTAGGAAATGGTAATGTAACGAATATCAACCTATCGTCTAATGACAGCATCAACTTAAATTCTAATGGAGCTTCTGTTCTTCATAATACCACACAAATTTCATATGCTAACCTCATTTCAAATGAAGATAGTCTAATTGAAACTTTAGTCTATAACGAATTGAAAGTTCCGTACGGGAAAAAATTCACTATTGAATTATCAGACGGAACTGACGTCTACCTGAATGCTGGGTCAAGCATAAAATTCCCAATTAAATTT belongs to Aegicerativicinus sediminis and includes:
- a CDS encoding RNA polymerase sigma-70 factor; the protein is MEEANWLGLHEDRFNDIYLKYYESLCYFAMSYTNDRDHAEDLVQEVLLYLWQNRNTIKINTSLKSYLYRAVYNKFIDEYRKTKSQNAFLEQLRFETTQEAIDNIMDEVNSSKILKAKKIVESLPPKCQKIFLMSKIQNLTYNEIAEELDISVKTVEAQMGIAFKKIREFLGQNLTSLMIYILSNVL
- a CDS encoding FecR family protein, with amino-acid sequence MNKSHLHTLIDKYIANSLTPEEEFELEQSAKDPENLEVIKQQIRDHVYINKALVEFNAEKALRKFESNKTNKVIRLPRLLKYAAILIGITLVSGFLFKTVFFNASEGIEALDKLEIVDNNVQLILGNGNVTNINLSSNDSINLNSNGASVLHNTTQISYANLISNEDSLIETLVYNELKVPYGKKFTIELSDGTDVYLNAGSSIKFPIKFLEGLKREVFITGEAYFDVTKDQAHPFIVNTGDMAVEVLGTSFNVSNYPEDASIDVVLEEGSVALSNTASSSILKLVPGEKGSLAKNGSATLTKEEVNTKVYTGWRDGRLTFRNISFKNIIPKLEREYNVEVINNNKDLNEENFYASFNEEDIKVVLGYFQESFDLKFNVDKNKITIK